The Candidatus Kaelpia aquatica genome has a segment encoding these proteins:
- the mazG gene encoding nucleoside triphosphate pyrophosphohydrolase, whose product MDKINELWNIVKRLRGEKGCPWDKEQNEKTLLPYLIEEVYEVAKAVEEDDKKGLLEELGDLLFTVLSYLHIAEEKKYFLKDEVIDRISKKMIERHPHVFSNKDLKTSDDVLAHWYDLKNKEAKKKDKSILDNVPKNISSLVRAKLIQARASRVGFDWKEPKEAFKKVKEEILEVEEHLDKENEKDRLSEEFGDLFFALVNVCRILKIDPEIKLRDAIDKFTKRFNYIEEKMKERDKSLYDATLAEMEELWIESKSKA is encoded by the coding sequence ATGGATAAAATAAATGAACTCTGGAATATAGTTAAACGACTAAGAGGCGAGAAAGGATGCCCTTGGGATAAAGAGCAGAATGAAAAGACTCTCCTACCCTACTTGATAGAAGAAGTATATGAAGTAGCTAAAGCAGTTGAAGAAGATGATAAAAAAGGGCTGCTTGAAGAGTTAGGAGACCTCTTGTTTACAGTATTATCTTATCTTCATATCGCAGAAGAGAAAAAATATTTCTTGAAAGATGAAGTCATAGATAGAATCTCTAAAAAGATGATTGAACGTCATCCCCATGTCTTCTCAAATAAAGACCTTAAAACATCTGATGATGTTTTAGCTCATTGGTATGACCTAAAGAATAAAGAGGCTAAGAAAAAAGATAAATCTATCCTTGATAATGTTCCTAAAAACATATCTTCTCTTGTAAGAGCAAAACTTATTCAAGCGAGAGCATCAAGGGTAGGCTTTGATTGGAAAGAACCAAAAGAAGCATTCAAAAAAGTAAAAGAAGAGATACTTGAAGTCGAGGAGCACCTCGATAAAGAGAATGAAAAAGATAGATTATCTGAAGAGTTTGGAGATCTCTTTTTTGCCCTTGTCAATGTCTGTAGAATCTTAAAAATAGATCCTGAAATAAAGCTACGTGATGCAATAGATAAATTCACTAAGCGCTTTAACTATATTGAAGAGAAGATGAAAGAGAGAGACAAATCTCTTTATGATGCTACTTTAGCTGAGATGGAAGAGCTCTGGATAGAGAGCAAGAGCAAAGCTTAA
- a CDS encoding histidine triad nucleotide-binding protein: MECIFCKIVNSEIPAELVYQDDEIVAFRDIHPKAPTHILIIPKRHIDRISDISKEDSGLIGKMVFIAKELAQSEGVAESGFRLVFNNNKDAGQEVFHIHLHLLGGRKFSCPLG, translated from the coding sequence ATGGAGTGTATATTTTGTAAGATAGTTAATAGTGAGATTCCTGCCGAGTTAGTCTATCAAGATGATGAGATAGTAGCGTTTCGTGATATTCACCCTAAGGCTCCAACGCATATATTGATTATACCAAAAAGGCATATTGATAGAATATCTGATATTAGCAAAGAAGACTCAGGCTTAATTGGTAAGATGGTTTTTATTGCTAAAGAGCTTGCTCAGAGCGAAGGTGTAGCTGAATCAGGATTTAGGCTTGTTTTTAACAACAATAAAGATGCAGGCCAGGAAGTATTCCATATTCACTTACACCTATTAGGTGGCAGGAAGTTCTCTTGTCCTCTAGGTTGA
- a CDS encoding metallophosphoesterase: MKIGIISDTHDNIAKVKAAVNLFNKEEVGFVIHCGDYIAPFSLISFSGLNCDWTGVFGNCDGEKVGLKKISGDKIKEAPLVLTLGNKTIIVVHNIQSYKGEEADIVLFGHTHNVEVRRGEAALFINPGEAAGWLTGDSTVAILDTDTLGVEIKGI, from the coding sequence ATGAAGATAGGTATAATATCAGATACTCATGATAATATAGCCAAGGTAAAGGCCGCAGTCAATCTATTTAATAAAGAAGAAGTTGGTTTTGTTATTCATTGCGGTGATTATATTGCACCTTTTAGTTTAATTTCATTCTCTGGCCTTAACTGTGATTGGACTGGGGTATTTGGAAACTGTGACGGAGAAAAAGTTGGTCTTAAGAAAATATCAGGAGACAAAATAAAAGAGGCGCCTTTAGTGCTAACTCTTGGTAATAAGACGATTATTGTGGTCCATAATATTCAAAGTTATAAGGGTGAGGAGGCAGATATAGTGCTCTTTGGTCATACTCATAATGTAGAGGTAAGAAGGGGGGAGGCTGCGTTGTTTATCAACCCTGGTGAAGCAGCAGGTTGGTTAACAGGAGATTCTACCGTTGCGATTTTAGATACAGATACTCTTGGAGTAGAGATAAAAGGTATTTAG
- a CDS encoding secondary thiamine-phosphate synthase enzyme YjbQ gives MADSSIRIEGEQLSLSTAGDGDIIDITSDIQSVLSKLKMKKGVVTCFIPGSTAFLTVIEYESGLIHDLPQLLEKLVPKKGKYAHNATWGDGNGFSHLRASLIGPSLSIPFREGKLTLGIWQQIIFVECDNRSRQRSVELQFIGI, from the coding sequence ATGGCAGATAGCAGTATTAGGATTGAAGGAGAGCAGTTAAGTCTCTCTACAGCAGGAGATGGGGATATAATTGATATAACTTCAGATATTCAATCAGTCTTATCTAAACTAAAGATGAAAAAAGGCGTCGTAACCTGCTTTATACCCGGTTCTACCGCTTTTTTGACTGTTATAGAGTATGAATCGGGCTTAATCCATGACTTACCTCAATTACTTGAGAAATTGGTCCCAAAAAAGGGAAAATACGCCCATAATGCCACTTGGGGCGATGGAAACGGGTTCTCCCACCTTAGGGCCTCTCTCATAGGCCCATCCCTCTCTATACCGTTTAGAGAGGGAAAATTAACCCTTGGGATCTGGCAGCAGATCATATTTGTAGAGTGTGATAATAGGTCTCGTCAGAGATCTGTTGAGTTGCAGTTTATAGGTATATAA